The DNA window gaaggaagtatttgaccccctatgtaaccctatgggaatttaacacatagggttaacataggggcaggcagatttttatttttaaagaccagctatttcatggatctaggatattatgcatcccgataaatttcccttggcctttggaattaaaatagccccacatcatcacatacccttgaccatagctagagattggcatggtgctttttccagtaggcctattagcctgtttgatttgcattgagctcaatgagcatcaaacaggctaataggcctactgcaaaaagcaccatgccaatctctcgctatggtgaaaggtatgtaatgacgtggggctattttaattccaacggccaagggaactttatcaggatgcataataacctgaatccatgaaatagctggccttaaaaaataaaaatctgcctgccccaatgttaaccctatgtgttaaattcccatagggttacattgggggtcaaatacttccttccccctagcatttaggaagaacatttatttatttacgaaacattcttcattcacaaagaaaattggggtagttagcggttttatttttactcaatttttgaattaagacattaagatcaattgtcaaatgatgattttatattcctctttttagtcaactttagcatggtatcaaatacatgttctcctcactgtatatccAAACCACAGTCGTTATGCCTGTACtagcaggattttttttttattatatatacaTCATCATGTCCGCATCGTTACTCTACATTGCAAAACGTATAATAAGAAAGTTAACGTTCTAATTACAAACCTCAGCAAATACCAAAACGTATTAAATGCAATAAAAATGTTATAGCTCATGGAAGCTGAGGTTGTACTGTAcctgttttaaaaaaatctgcAGACTGCTGCAGTTGGCTATTCCTGTTCAGTCAAGGAAATGGAAGGAGACTGCCTGCTAGGCCATTTGAGCTGCCTCAGCAATAATATCTGAACACTGAATGCAGTAGATCATAATAATGAAACATACCTGAAATATCATCTCGTGTGCCACATTTTTTTCTTATCACGCTGAATGTGTGTAATCAGTCTTTCACTTTGTCTGATTTTCAGGTGGTTGCAGGCAACCAAGTCAATAATCTCAGGAACAAACACTCAAGCGCTTACAGCCAAGGCTGATTCACTCAAAGAAGAGGTGGATGAAGCTATGAACAAAGTTGAGCAGTGCAAGGTAGTACACTTTCCAGTGCATTTTAGATCAAACTGAAACTACATACATTATCATGGGAGTTTTATAAATAGTGTCCTGGGGGTATACTACTCTATATATAGAGTCTAAAGCCGGAGGTGCATTCACATTCAGTAAGCAGAGGCTTGTTCAGAGTTAAAAGttcaaagataaaaaaaagtctgCCAAGAACATTTGCCATTGTGTGTCAAATTTGAATGCACTTCAGGCATTATGCTTCACATACTACTAATTTCACTTCGGACTAACTATACCCCCTTGGCCATTGAAGAAGAGTGCCTTAGGTTTTGCAGGCAGGCTTAAAAGTCAATATGTTAAAAAAAGCCAACAGAATGATTGCCATTGTCCAGATACACTATGGAATGCAGAGCGGGTTGTCTGCTAACTTGTGGGCCATGCATTCAAGCCCAAGGGATACAAACTCGGACCGTGAAAACATTTCATTCTTCCCGATGCACTCACAACAAGGCATCAGACGCTGTGATACGGTCGTTTGCATGCTCTGCGCTCATGTGAGACCGAGCGCCGCGCTTCCCCCGTGTCCTCGCCTGACGGCGGCCGTCAGAAGTGGAAAGTCGCCGTCAGCAGAGCATGCGTCCCACTGGTCGTCAGTGCCGCTCTCTCCATTGCGTTTCGCGCGTTGCGTCATTTATCTGCGAGCAGCAGCACGGAATACAGGAAGTCCAGGGCCCAGCGTTTTCGTTAGCAAGCACTTTTCCCCCGCGCCCAGCTGGGAGTTGTTGACCAGACAATGAAAGATTAATGAGTTACGAGGGGAAACCTAATGGACGTAAAGTGTGCCAGAGACTAAGTCGTTTACCAGAAATCTTTTAGAAGGCTACATGTGGCAGTGGGTTGAGTTGCGATGCACTATTTGGAGTGGTGTGGAAGCACTAAAGTAAGTGGGTGTGAAAATGTTAGCTTCCCATTCTGATTAAgtggctttttaaaaaacggACGTTTATAGTGTTTGTTACATTGGCAGGTTGAGATACAGATTCCTACAGTATAATTTTGAACATCACTGAATCCTTACAGAGGTGTGTTAAGTATGTTTCGTTTTTACATCCTCAGGACCAACTTGCTGCAGATATGTACAACTTCTCTTCAAAGGAGGGAGATTACGCACGATATTATGTGTTGGTAAGTGATTTgaagtgggtgtgggtgtagttGCCAGCATTAATCACTGCATCTAGAAGGGTTTGAATGGGAACTCATTTAATGGTCTTGCAGCCATATGCAGACCGATTTTTTCCTGACTGTAAAGTTGTGTTTATTTTGCTTCTGGCTGCCCACTCCCTTTAATGGTCCATGTGCCACAATGTCGGCTCTGTTTCCAGCTATTAGAAGCACAAGCAGATTACCACCGCAGATCACTTACCGTGCTGGAGAGCGTTCTGCCAACCATCCAAGCACAGCAAGGTAACTGTCGGACCTGCGACTGCCATGTCTCTTGCGCCACTCTGGTGTTTCATAAATGTCACAGTTGTGTGCTGTCAGGAAGCTTTCATGCTACACCCCCCGACAAACAAGAAATGATGAAAAAATATGTGTTTTAtagatttttttctctcagttAAATTGGTTAGTGTTTCACTGCAAGCtttacatctttttttttagctgGTGTTTTGGTTTAAGCATAATGTAGCTCCTGTACTGAATGGCCTTCTTAGCAAGATCCAGACTCTCCCcccgtctttttgtgtgtttttgttatgtGCTTAGTGGCACATGTGTTTTGTGAGAAACAAACAgacccactctttctctcagcaTGTGGCCCATGAGTCATTTTCCCCACTGCTCACACCTGgtctccccacccctccttcaCACGCGCTCTCACAGGCACACTCGACTCCACTCGCACCACCTCACACCTCACAGTCCAGCTGAGAAATTGGTGGAAATTGAAACCTCCTTTATCTCAAAACACTTCCAGCCCCCCCGAACCCAGATGCCATCCAAGTTGTAATGATCAACAAGCATCAGGAAAGCAGAAGGAAATGTGTTTGTGCTATTCTATCAGATGCAGTCTGCAACATAAGGAGAGTTCATGCcattctaccccccccccccccctctttagACTCCTGGACTGAGAAGCCCGCCTTTGGAACGGGCCTAGATGAGCACTTAAAGAGGAGTAACCGGGAAATCGCTCTACCCATGGAGGCGTGTGTGATGATGCTGCTGGAGACAGGCATGAAGGAGGAGGTAcgtcagagagggagggaggagtggagggagggagggagggaggaggggagggagggcacAGAGCCAGATGAAAAGGTCAAAGGGTGATGGCAGTCACTCTGTAAAACAGCAACAGCTTCCATCCATCTGGCCGATGGAACGTAAAtctcaaaaaaagagagaagaaaactcAACCTTTTGTTAGATGTAGTGGAATCTAAAATCagataaaagacaaaaacaaacaaatgttgttTCACTGCCAGATTCATGCAGTTGAGTTTGTTTTTACGGCATATTTCATTGTATTACTTCTTTTATATTTGTagtataatgaaaataaaacaagatgttggcaaaaaaaaaaaatattccacCTTCTTTTCTAAAACAGTGTAGAAGGATGGTTGACACTTTGGGGACCCTTCATTCACCTCCAAGGGGTGTAatcagcagtgaaattaaactgaaaTTGGCACATTAAACTCCTACCAGATCTTTTTGGAAGTATAACGACCACATATTTCTTGTAAGCTAAGGTTTTAAATGCGGTTGTTAACTCCGCTCCAAAGAAAATAGACGTCCGTGTTGTTTAACACTGATGCCATCAGTGCAGCCATTGCTAGTGTTCAACAGCACTGCTGTCCTGTTCCAGTCTATCATATAAAGCCTCTCATAGCAGATACGTCATTGTGATTGGCTCCTATTTTTTTGATGATTTGGAAATGGGCTTTAATGGGAAGATCGCCCGGCGGATCTGCGGAGGAAATTAAGATacgctcacatacagtacttgttGGGATTCACCCAGGCTAGTGTAGAAGTAACTGAAGTGGATTAATTTGTCTCCCCAAAATAGGGAGCCATACAACTGAGATACCATAGCCATAAACAATCTTTGGTAAATGTTACTCCTTTTAACACATTGCCATTATTGGTGATTTGTACACAGACCACAGTACCCACTGCAATAAATCTCACCCCAGGGCCTCTTCCGGATCACTGCTAAGGcttcgaagtgtgtgtgtgtgtgtgtgtgtgtgtgtgtgttttttgtttgtgtgttacaaACCCATTGTGATAAATCTCACCCCAGGGCCTCTTCCGGATTGCTGCTGGGGCTTCGAAGCTGAAGAAGTTGAAGGCCGCTCTGGACTGTTCCACATCTCAGCTGGAGGAATTCTACTCTGATCCCCACGCTGTCGCTGGTGCAGTCTCAttctatttatttctctttttttgccatTTATAGTCATAAAGAACTCCGCAATGACCTAACAATTTTCTATGCCATCAGGTGCTTTGAAATCCTACCTGAGAGAACTGCCAGAGCCACTAATGACCTACCAGCTGTATGATGAGTGGATCCAAGCATCCAAGTAAGCCAAGTGAAACTGGACAAGTCTTTTTACTTTGGGGGACAGACCAGTGGAATCCCATCCTCTAATACAAAATTGTTTCTTTTGACAGTGTATCTGATCCTGACAAAAGACTGCAAGCACTATGGGTGGTGTGTGATCAATTACCAAAGAACCACAAAGCTAACTTAAGGTGAGTCACACTGGCTTGTGCAGATGCTTCTGATGCTTCTGCAGCCGTGAACAATGACTTGAGGGTTAACCCAACACTGTCACCATGCTATTACTGTGTCACGACAACAATGGATCGTTTGTTCTATGAATATATGCATAGACATCTAATTATGACCAATTTAAGAAATATACGGTGTTGGTAACTTGGCTATTGTCTGACTTTGCAGGTACCTGGTAAAGTTTCTTGCGAAGCTGGCTCAAGACAGTGAGATCAACAAGATGACCCCTAGCAATATAGCTATTGTCCTGGGACCCAATTTACTGTGGGCCAAAACTGAAGGGTGAGGACTGTTGCCGCCCCTCAGCCAACAATACCCTCTGAGTCTGTACACAGAATGCTCTGTTTACCCAATGCCCTCTATATCCTCAGGAGTCTGGCAGAAATGGCTGCAGCAACTTCAGTCCATGTGGTAACCATCATTGAACCCATCATTCAGCATGCAGACTGGTTCTTCCCTGATGGTATGAACCCTGTCCATAGGAAGTATGATTCAGTAACTCTAAACTGCATGTTCAGTTGTATCTTACACACGTATCTTGTGTCTTCCACAGAGGTGGACTTCAATGTATCAGGGATGTTTACTATGCCAACGCCGATTACAAACCACGTCAACCACCTGACTACTCCAGACTACGACTGTGGCACCATAGAAAGGAAAAGGCCGGGTAGTATGGTGGGACCAGATTCAGATATTCCTCGCAGAGACAGGTAACTTTCCTCCAGTAGATACTAAATAACGAGTCCACAAGGACTTGTATAGCTCATCAGTGATGTCTAAATATCTGCAATGGTAATTTCCTAACGGCTCAattaaataggcttatttttCTCTACTAATATAATCAAGTAATGTCTAATTATGCCAAATCATACCTTTGGTTGAAAGTATGTCATGCATAATTTCATATGGGATGTTGGTGGCAAGCTTGTGCCGTGTCCTAGTTGGAGCCTTGAGCGTTCTCGTTTAGCATATTTTACTGTACACTATAAAACCCATAGATTCAAAACGTCACACAAGCGCTTTGAACCTCTAGCTGCGATCTGCAAGCCAAAGAAACGGCAAATGGTGCGTTGCACCTTTAATGGAGGGAACTATGGATGATATAATTCGGCCAACTTTGCCAAAATGCAAAGGGGAAAAATAATGGGTGTCCAAGAATGGGGCCCTTGAAGGGCACAAGAATGGTGTATGGAGAACTGCTGAGCACATCTTTCCCCTCACAAATGGCAAGCTGAGTCCCCTGAGATTTGTAGGGAACACATGGGAACGCACTTATGTGTGACAATACTCAAGGTTTTCCAGCTGGGACAAGGCCTTGGGTCCTCTCAAACCAATCTAAAAGCACTTTCTGTGGGTGTGGCGTATGCTGTCATTGTTGGAGGATGGTGttggttgtggggggggggatctgttCTTTGGGGGATTAGTTATATGATTTTAAGCTTGGCGCTGGGTCTGTGTTCACTGtccactctctctgtgctgtagcGCCGCTAACAAATTACTGGACCACATTCCGCGTAGAGGCAATACTCTAACTAGAAAGCAGCACGCTTCGCCTGCCTTCCAGCCCCCTCTGCCTCCAGTGGAGGTGGCGGGGGCTGCGGTGGGGCAGCCTGCCGCCGAGCTCCAACCCCAACTGCCTGTGCCGGGGGGGCAGGGCTTGGAGGCCTGCCAGCCTAGCTTGGCGCTGGGGATAGCTGCCCTGGCGGCCGCGCAGCAGCTTCTAGTCCAGCCCTGTGAAGAGAGCAGGTAAGAGCCACTCGGGGCTCCTCCGACTCTGCCACTCCGTTCGGCTGAGGCAGAGATGTGTGCATGGTCAGTGTTCTTTCTCATGAGGAAGTTGCTTAGCAACAGGCATCCGGTATTTTGTCACCCAGATGTGACCAAAACAGATTGTTTAAGCTGCATTGTGCGCACTGAATGAACTGTAATTGGACTATTCAGCAAGCATTTAGTTTTAATTTGACGTATCCACAGATAAAGGTTTGTGTCGAAAGTATTTCAGACTCAATTCaacactgtatacacatacagtggcTGAACTTCAGATTATAATATTTTACCTCTCTCACCCAATTAACTTGAAATTATGAATCTGTGTGTGGTTCTGAGTTTGAAACACTAACATGGTCAGAAGTACTCTGGACACTAAACTTTTCTTCAAACAACTCCCTGTGGAGAGCAAGCAGTACAGGCAGATCACAATGCAGCCCACCTCTTTTGGGGTTGGTTCAATAGAGCTGTGCCCTTTGAGTGCCAGCCTTTGTTACACGGATCTCTAGACGCCTCTGTGCTCGTGCTGAAACGCACGACTCAGCCTTGTGGGCAGAAAACAATCCGATATATTGGGCTCTTTATCTATGCTCAGTACATTCCTACAGAACAGTTTCAGCATGTGTGCTTCAGGGGGTTGCCTCTCGGATGAGAGCAGGGTGAAGGAGGTTAATTTCACGGTTTAGCAGGTGCTTTGCATGGAGCCTGCCCTTGACCATGACCTCTTGTATTTAAGGTAAAAAGTTCAGTGTTGACTTTCTCTGGCCTCTCCGGCTCCAGCTCCAAGTCTAGGGAGTCTGcgtccacacccccaccccagagGAACGGCTCTGCAGGATCAGGCCAGCTGAACGTGGGGGCTCCTGTGGCGGGAACCACAGGCCCCAGTCCTCATTTGACACGCAGAGGTAAGGGGCGGTGAGAACTGTATTTATGAGATCAGTGAGAGAACCCCAAAGTTCTCTGGAATTGAAGATGGAATCTGGAATCAGAATGCAATTATTTTTTATGCTCTAAATTCTGTTCATCTACTTTTCCATTTCCTAGGCACCAAAAAGCCAGCCCCTGCCCCTCCGAAACCAGCCATCCCCCCTCCAGGTCAACCGGGCCCTCAGCCAGGCCTGCATCCCTCCCCAGGCACCCCTCagcccctcccccacacagGAAGACCTCTCTCCAGCCACTCTCCCACAGCGCAGACTTCCACTCTAGCGGTCACCCAAGCTGGCACGACACCTCGCCGCCACTCCAGCAACCAGCCACCCATCCAAGCGCCCAACCACCCACCTCCGCAGCCACCCACCACACAGGGCACTCCTCCGCCTCAGGGCCAGACAGAGCCTGGGGCAGACCCCTCCCCGCCCAGCACTCCAACCCCACCCAACACTCCTCCACCGATCACAACTCCCCAGGATGGCGCCGGAACCCCCATCTTTTCACCGTACCCAACAGGTTCTCTGCCCCGGCAGCGGCCTGTGCCAAGGCCACGGAACCGGCCCAGCATCCCTCCCCCACCACAGCCTCCCACTTCAGGTGCAGGCACGGACACCAACGGCATCTGTGGCTCTGCGTTCAAAATGATGGGTAAGTCCTGCACTCTTATTTGGATATGATCAGTAGAGTGATGGAATTGTTATTAAGAAAATTACGTAATTATAATGTAGAGCGGGGTATTAAGCTTGAGTCCAGATGGGGTTGAACTTAAAGATGCTAGTGCTTAACCGCAAGTTTGAGTTGTGTTGAGGTGCTAGTAATGCAAAAGGAATTGTTTCTGGCCTGGCTCTGGAGTATACTCTGCTGAGAGCTTGAATTTATtgagtgtttttatttatttatctatccatctatctttaAGTTTTAAATGACTAACAGCGATGTATGATGACACATTCACAGGTTGAAGATAATGTCAGTGGCAGAGGTTTGTGTTTTGAGGGATGGTTTCACCCCCTTTATTTAACTACTCAAGCTCTGTTGCTCTACCATCATCATTATTACCATGCACTCATACTACTACGTTTCTGTGGATTGTGAATTCTTCACTATTGCAAACATCTTATCATTCATAAGACTTCCTTCAGCTCCATTTATTTACATTCCTGCATTATCAGTTCGTGTGTGGGCTTGCAAAATACATGAGAAATgttttttgaaatgtgtgtacAAAATGGGTATGCTG is part of the Sardina pilchardus chromosome 22, fSarPil1.1, whole genome shotgun sequence genome and encodes:
- the arhgap17a gene encoding rho GTPase-activating protein 17a isoform X3, producing the protein MKKQFNRMKQLANQTVGRAEKTEVLSDDLLQIERRMEMVRVVSHNMHKRMVSCLQGHIGTDGEKRHGHWKWATMASWPDGPGEQIPNLPKKKLPLFALSQSMQDGGGQLGEESLIGTMMEVCGDAENRLASELMQHEVQIEKDILDPLNQLAEVDIPNILKQRKQLAKLVLDYDSAKARWLQATKSIISGTNTQALTAKADSLKEEVDEAMNKVEQCKDQLAADMYNFSSKEGDYARYYVLLLEAQADYHRRSLTVLESVLPTIQAQQDSWTEKPAFGTGLDEHLKRSNREIALPMEACVMMLLETGMKEEGLFRIAAGASKLKKLKAALDCSTSQLEEFYSDPHAVAGALKSYLRELPEPLMTYQLYDEWIQASNVSDPDKRLQALWVVCDQLPKNHKANLRYLVKFLAKLAQDSEINKMTPSNIAIVLGPNLLWAKTEGSLAEMAAATSVHVVTIIEPIIQHADWFFPDEVDFNVSGMFTMPTPITNHVNHLTTPDYDCGTIERKRPGSMVGPDSDIPRRDSSKSRESASTPPPQRNGSAGSGQLNVGAPVAGTTGPSPHLTRRGTKKPAPAPPKPAIPPPGQPGPQPGLHPSPGTPQPLPHTGRPLSSHSPTAQTSTLAVTQAGTTPRRHSSNQPPIQAPNHPPPQPPTTQGTPPPQGQTEPGADPSPPSTPTPPNTPPPITTPQDGAGTPIFSPYPTGSLPRQRPVPRPRNRPSIPPPPQPPTSGAGTDTNGICGSAFKMMDSGMTFKGLSRAYVPDLSGEQQSPGCQPKDGELDSESTVL
- the arhgap17a gene encoding rho GTPase-activating protein 17a isoform X2 → MKKQFNRMKQLANQTVGRAEKTEVLSDDLLQIERRMEMVRVVSHNMHKRMVSCLQGHIGTDGEKRHKKLPLFALSQSMQDGGGQLGEESLIGTMMEVCGDAENRLASELMQHEVQIEKDILDPLNQLAEVDIPNILKQRKQLAKLVLDYDSAKARWLQATKSIISGTNTQALTAKADSLKEEVDEAMNKVEQCKDQLAADMYNFSSKEGDYARYYVLLLEAQADYHRRSLTVLESVLPTIQAQQDSWTEKPAFGTGLDEHLKRSNREIALPMEACVMMLLETGMKEEGLFRIAAGASKLKKLKAALDCSTSQLEEFYSDPHAVAGALKSYLRELPEPLMTYQLYDEWIQASNVSDPDKRLQALWVVCDQLPKNHKANLRYLVKFLAKLAQDSEINKMTPSNIAIVLGPNLLWAKTEGSLAEMAAATSVHVVTIIEPIIQHADWFFPDEVDFNVSGMFTMPTPITNHVNHLTTPDYDCGTIERKRPGSMVGPDSDIPRRDSAANKLLDHIPRRGNTLTRKQHASPAFQPPLPPVEVAGAAVGQPAAELQPQLPVPGGQGLEACQPSLALGIAALAAAQQLLVQPCEESSSKSRESASTPPPQRNGSAGSGQLNVGAPVAGTTGPSPHLTRRGTKKPAPAPPKPAIPPPGQPGPQPGLHPSPGTPQPLPHTGRPLSSHSPTAQTSTLAVTQAGTTPRRHSSNQPPIQAPNHPPPQPPTTQGTPPPQGQTEPGADPSPPSTPTPPNTPPPITTPQDGAGTPIFSPYPTGSLPRQRPVPRPRNRPSIPPPPQPPTSGAGTDTNGICGSAFKMMDSGMTFKGLSRAYVPDLSGEQQSPGCQPKDGELDSESTVL
- the arhgap17a gene encoding rho GTPase-activating protein 17a isoform X1, yielding MKKQFNRMKQLANQTVGRAEKTEVLSDDLLQIERRMEMVRVVSHNMHKRMVSCLQGHIGTDGEKRHGHWKWATMASWPDGPGEQIPNLPKKKLPLFALSQSMQDGGGQLGEESLIGTMMEVCGDAENRLASELMQHEVQIEKDILDPLNQLAEVDIPNILKQRKQLAKLVLDYDSAKARWLQATKSIISGTNTQALTAKADSLKEEVDEAMNKVEQCKDQLAADMYNFSSKEGDYARYYVLLLEAQADYHRRSLTVLESVLPTIQAQQDSWTEKPAFGTGLDEHLKRSNREIALPMEACVMMLLETGMKEEGLFRIAAGASKLKKLKAALDCSTSQLEEFYSDPHAVAGALKSYLRELPEPLMTYQLYDEWIQASNVSDPDKRLQALWVVCDQLPKNHKANLRYLVKFLAKLAQDSEINKMTPSNIAIVLGPNLLWAKTEGSLAEMAAATSVHVVTIIEPIIQHADWFFPDEVDFNVSGMFTMPTPITNHVNHLTTPDYDCGTIERKRPGSMVGPDSDIPRRDSAANKLLDHIPRRGNTLTRKQHASPAFQPPLPPVEVAGAAVGQPAAELQPQLPVPGGQGLEACQPSLALGIAALAAAQQLLVQPCEESSSKSRESASTPPPQRNGSAGSGQLNVGAPVAGTTGPSPHLTRRGTKKPAPAPPKPAIPPPGQPGPQPGLHPSPGTPQPLPHTGRPLSSHSPTAQTSTLAVTQAGTTPRRHSSNQPPIQAPNHPPPQPPTTQGTPPPQGQTEPGADPSPPSTPTPPNTPPPITTPQDGAGTPIFSPYPTGSLPRQRPVPRPRNRPSIPPPPQPPTSGAGTDTNGICGSAFKMMDSGMTFKGLSRAYVPDLSGEQQSPGCQPKDGELDSESTVL
- the arhgap17a gene encoding rho GTPase-activating protein 17a isoform X4; translated protein: MKKQFNRMKQLANQTVGRAEKTEVLSDDLLQIERRMEMVRVVSHNMHKRMVSCLQGHIGTDGEKRHKKLPLFALSQSMQDGGGQLGEESLIGTMMEVCGDAENRLASELMQHEVQIEKDILDPLNQLAEVDIPNILKQRKQLAKLVLDYDSAKARWLQATKSIISGTNTQALTAKADSLKEEVDEAMNKVEQCKDQLAADMYNFSSKEGDYARYYVLLLEAQADYHRRSLTVLESVLPTIQAQQDSWTEKPAFGTGLDEHLKRSNREIALPMEACVMMLLETGMKEEGLFRIAAGASKLKKLKAALDCSTSQLEEFYSDPHAVAGALKSYLRELPEPLMTYQLYDEWIQASNVSDPDKRLQALWVVCDQLPKNHKANLRYLVKFLAKLAQDSEINKMTPSNIAIVLGPNLLWAKTEGSLAEMAAATSVHVVTIIEPIIQHADWFFPDEVDFNVSGMFTMPTPITNHVNHLTTPDYDCGTIERKRPGSMVGPDSDIPRRDSSKSRESASTPPPQRNGSAGSGQLNVGAPVAGTTGPSPHLTRRGTKKPAPAPPKPAIPPPGQPGPQPGLHPSPGTPQPLPHTGRPLSSHSPTAQTSTLAVTQAGTTPRRHSSNQPPIQAPNHPPPQPPTTQGTPPPQGQTEPGADPSPPSTPTPPNTPPPITTPQDGAGTPIFSPYPTGSLPRQRPVPRPRNRPSIPPPPQPPTSGAGTDTNGICGSAFKMMDSGMTFKGLSRAYVPDLSGEQQSPGCQPKDGELDSESTVL